Genomic window (Sulfurimonas sp.):
AAAAGTTGAAGAGTTACCAGAAGAATTTGAACCACTTGGTAGCACTATAAATCATCTAATCGCAAGAATCCAAAATTTTGTAAAATACCAAAAAGAGCTTTTCATAGGAACTGCTCATGAGCTTAAAACTCCTCTTGCTGTTATAAAACTAAAAAGTCAAGTTACTTTACTTAAAAAAAGAGAGCCCCAAGAATATATAGATGCTCTAAAAGTTACTATAAAGACTATTGATGAGATGAATATAATTGTTTCAAATATTTTAAATATTGGTCGTCAAGAAGGTGCACAACTTGAAAAACCAACAGAAGTTGACCTCATAAACATACTAAAAACTAAAGCTAATGACTTTAAACTTTTAGCAGAACATGAAGGTAAAACTCTAGAAATGGATTTTAAACCAGATAGTTTTATGACAACACTTCAAGTTTCCCTTTTAAACCAAATAGTACAAAACTTTTTGCAAAATGCTCTTAAATTTACTCCAAAAGAAAAATCAGTTAAACTAAAGAGCTCAATATGTGAAACTGGCATACTTATAGAAGTTATTGATGAAGGTTGCGGAATTGATGATAGTGTTGACCTTTTTGCACCATTCAAAAGACAAGGAAATAAATCTGGTGTTGGATTAGGACTATTTTTAGCTAAAAGTGCTGCAGATGCTTTAGGAGCTGATATAAAAATTAAAAATAGAGAAGATGGGGTTTATGGAACTATTGCTTCACTAGAAATAAAATCAAAACCCTCTTGTAAAATAGCAAAGAGTTTTAATGCAAAATCCATTTGAATCAGGTCATATAAGAAATTATATACTTTTTTATGTTGGTATAGTTGTTATCATGATTTTATTTTTCATTACAGCTACACTATTTAGAGAGGCAAAAGATATAGAAAAAAAAGTTTTTAAAGCAGAAAAAGCTTCTACTTTAACAAATAAAAAAAAAGTTAAAAAAGAGGTAAAGTTTAAACTTCTTAATAAAGCCTATTAGTTACTCTTTTGTTACTATATAAAGTTGCTCATGTTTTAAGCGTTTAAGAATATCCATAACTGTTACAAAATCTTGAAATTTTGAATCTTTATCACTTCTAAGAACAACTGTTTGCTCTTTTGGTATTTGAGATAGTTTTGCTTCAAGTTCTTGCGCTGTAACTTTATCTTTTTCATAAAAGAGTTCACCTTTTACATTTACATAGATGCTTATCTCTTTTTTTAAGTCCTCTTTTTTTGTAGCTTTTGCAGTTGGAAGTTCTACTGGAATAACACCCTGCTTTATAAAAGTAGCTGTTGTTAAAACCATAACTAAAAGAACAAGCATGATATCTATAAACGGAATTACATTTATTTGATCAAACTTTTTTGGTACTTTTTTACATCTTCTCATTTTATTAATTATCTTTAGAGTCTTGTATTACATCATAAGCTGTTAAGATTTTCTCAACTTTACGCAAAGTGATTGTGTAAGCAACAATGGCTGGCATTGCTACTATAAGTCCCATTGCCGTTGCTTTTAATGCCAAAGCTAAACCCATCATGATTTTTTTAGCATCTACTGCACCAACATCACCCATAGTATAAAAAGTTATCATAATACCTACAACTGTTCCAAGAAGTCCAACATAAGGAGCATTAGTACCAATAGCACTAATGACTCCAAGATTGTCAGTTAAGTCCATCTCTAATACATCTCTATGATTATAATCATCAAATCGTACGCTTTTGTAAAACATCATTCTTTCTATAAATAACCATAGCGTTACTATACTCATAAGTATTAAAATACCCATTACACCATAGTCAAGTGCTTCTTCTGCGTAAGCTAAAAAACTTCCTTCCATTAATTATCCTTAAATTTTAATAATACTGTTGTTCCATACTCTGGTTTAGACTTGAAGTTTAGTTCTATATCTTGTGTGTCACAAAATCTTTTAACCATACTTAAACCTATTCCAAAACCTTGCATATTTTTATCAGATTGGTAATAATTATCAAAAATCTGTATAAGTTCTAACTCATCCATCCCACAACCATAATCTTGGAAATGAAGAGTGTTATCTTTTAATTTTATATCATATTTATTACTATTTGGCGCGTATTTTACACCATTATCTATAATATTGTCAATGACTTTTGACAAACCTTTAGAATCGTTAAAAATTTG
Coding sequences:
- a CDS encoding HAMP domain-containing sensor histidine kinase, encoding MLTKKSIRRNFLFQLIIASASLIFIFSSFLYYYIENSIYDEKHQELLELAKNITTNQSLLHVDADSSDALLGIEIEIIQIKKLNLDIDLYESNRNGRTFLTLVYPFNFEELSYLKITKEVTHTKKLLDKILRYIFIINIVGFVLVILYAITLSKMLIVPIQTISARLSNMNEHLMKPIKVEELPEEFEPLGSTINHLIARIQNFVKYQKELFIGTAHELKTPLAVIKLKSQVTLLKKREPQEYIDALKVTIKTIDEMNIIVSNILNIGRQEGAQLEKPTEVDLINILKTKANDFKLLAEHEGKTLEMDFKPDSFMTTLQVSLLNQIVQNFLQNALKFTPKEKSVKLKSSICETGILIEVIDEGCGIDDSVDLFAPFKRQGNKSGVGLGLFLAKSAADALGADIKIKNREDGVYGTIASLEIKSKPSCKIAKSFNAKSI
- the exbB gene encoding TonB-system energizer ExbB, with amino-acid sequence MEGSFLAYAEEALDYGVMGILILMSIVTLWLFIERMMFYKSVRFDDYNHRDVLEMDLTDNLGVISAIGTNAPYVGLLGTVVGIMITFYTMGDVGAVDAKKIMMGLALALKATAMGLIVAMPAIVAYTITLRKVEKILTAYDVIQDSKDN
- the exbD gene encoding TonB system transport protein ExbD codes for the protein MRRCKKVPKKFDQINVIPFIDIMLVLLVMVLTTATFIKQGVIPVELPTAKATKKEDLKKEISIYVNVKGELFYEKDKVTAQELEAKLSQIPKEQTVVLRSDKDSKFQDFVTVMDILKRLKHEQLYIVTKE